In the genome of Bremerella sp. P1, the window GTTCTATCGCAAACGCCGGGCGACGTTGCCCCGTATTCTTCCACTGACCCCTGGCAAGCTTAATCCTCTCCGAGTGTTCCATGATTTGAAGACTATTCGAAAGTAACTGTTGTTCTTGCTCTATGCTCGACACACTTCGCAGGATCGACGTCAGTCTTCCTTAGAAATGCAATACAAGTGATCAACTGTGCGAAGATAGATTCGACCGTCGGCTAAGGCAGGCGTTCCCCAGGCTTGTTGATCAAGTTCATTCACTGAGACCACTTCAAGTTCGTCACCTGCCGAGATGACATATGTGTTTCCATTGGAATCCATCGCATAAACATATTGACCATCCGACCACGGTGAAGCCCAGAATGCAGGAGCACGACCAACCCGACTTCGATACTTCAACTTCCCACTTTCAGCATCTACACAGCGAACGACTCCAAGACGACGTTCAAAGAAGTACAGATTGCCGTTCAGGTAAGTGGGGGATGCCATTTGGATGCCAGATTCATCCATCCTCCACTGAACAAACTCACCGATGTTACCGTCGTCGGGAGGAGTAATGTCACCACTTCCGCCTGGCTTGATAGCATAAAGTCGACCCCCTCCGTCATCGTCGCCGCCTCGATTGCGGAACTCATTTCCGATGAAGAGTCGATCGCCAATCGCGACTGGTGTTGCGGACGATCGCCCTTTATTCATATCAATTTGCCAAAGCAGCTTTCCACTCGATGGATCATAAGAGCGATAAATCATTCCACCGACAATCAATTCGTTCCTTAGGGAGTTCTTCCAGATGAAAGGACTGCTGTATTGGGAAGACTCATCGCGATTGACTCGCCAGACTTCG includes:
- a CDS encoding PQQ-binding-like beta-propeller repeat protein, which produces MKLRILAALFVLVSLSQFCIAENYPQFRGADSNAISAAPLPITWSDEDGTQTNIRWKIPLQGEGWSQPIVWDNRVFLTAAVPSDPNKGDATRPESNNGGYGRDRNDLVNVNYHFDVVCINGNEGDVVWRKTVKTGKPTLSRHSTNTYSTETPVTDGRRIYVYFGMNGVFCLDMEGNLLWQKDLGVYEMRAGWGTASSPTLLNDRLFVQVDNQEQSFLVALDTKTGNEVWRVNRDESSQYSSPFIWKNSLRNELIVGGMIYRSYDPSSGKLLWQIDMNKGRSSATPVAIGDRLFIGNEFRNRGGDDDGGGRLYAIKPGGSGDITPPDDGNIGEFVQWRMDESGIQMASPTYLNGNLYFFERRLGVVRCVDAESGKLKYRSRVGRAPAFWASPWSDGQYVYAMDSNGNTYVISAGDELEVVSVNELDQQAWGTPALADGRIYLRTVDHLYCISKED